A single region of the Aptenodytes patagonicus chromosome 7, bAptPat1.pri.cur, whole genome shotgun sequence genome encodes:
- the ABCD4 gene encoding lysosomal cobalamin transporter ABCD4 isoform X6 yields the protein MAGGSAGAGGAGAGGRPAPQLDGLFLRRFLRLQAVLFPGWPSPGALMFLTLLCVALLEQLVIYQVGVIPSQYYEVLGNKDFSGFKTLTAIALTLIVVNSTLKSFDQFICNMMYVSWRKSLTEYLHSCYFQGQVYYSLHVLREDIDNPDQRISQDVERFCRQLSSMASKLIISPFTLAYYTYQCFHSTGWLGPVSIFGYFIIGTMVNKVLMSPIVSKLVQQEKLEGDFRFKHMQIRVNAEPAAFYRAGRVEHMRTDRRLQSLLQTQRELIGKELWLYIGINTFDYLGSILSYVVIAIPIFSGVYGDLSPTELSALVSKNAFVSIYLIGCFSQLIDLFSTVTDVAGYTHRIGELQETLLSLGRKKNDNYSEAKASWDLDGSHSGEDPVPRDTAFLLERVTLSVPSSGKLLIKDLSLRISQGNSVMIVGNTGTGKTSLLRVLGGLWESTRGSIKMLTCFGPRGVVFLPQRPFFTDGSLREQVIYPLKEIYPVSGSADDERIVRFLELAGLTDLLVRAGGLDKRVDWNWYDILSPGEMQRLSFARLFYLQPKYAVAALLPRGT from the exons ATGGCGGGAggcagcgccggggcggggggcgccggggccggcggccg GCCTGCCCCCCAGCTGGACGGGCTGTTCCTGCGGCGCTTCCTGCGGCTGCAGGCCGTCCTCTTCCCCGGGTGGCCCTCCCCGGGCGCCCTGATGTTCCTGACGCTGCTCTGCGTCGCCTTGCTGG AGCAGCTGGTTATTTACCAGGTCGGTGTCATCCCCAGCCAGTATTATGAGGTCCTAGGGAACAAGGACTTCTCCGGGTTCAAAACACTGACTGCCATTGCCCTGACTCTGATCGTAGTGAACTCCACG CTAAAAAGCTTCGACCAGTTTATCTGCAACATGATGTACGTGAGCTGGAGGAAATCCCTCACCGAATACCTCCACAGCTGCTACTTCCAGGGCCAGGTCTACTACAGCCTGCACGTGCTGCGCGAGGACATCGATAACCC GGACCAGCGCATCAGCCAGGATGTGGAGAGATTCTGCAGGCAGCTCAGCTCCATGGCCAGCAAGCTCATCATCTCACCCTTCACGCTGGCCTACTACACGTACCAGTGCTTCCACAG CACAGGCTGGCTAGGCCCGGTGAGCATCTTTGGGTATTTCATCATTGGGACGATGGTCAACAAGGTATTGATGAGCCCAATTGTGTCTAAACTCGTGCAGCAGGAAAAACTGGAGGGGGATTTCAG GTTCAAGCACATGCAGATTCGTGTCAATGCGGAACCAGCTGCTTTCTACAG GGCCGGGCGAGTGGAGCACATGCGCACGGACCGGAGgctgcagagcctgctgcagACCCAGAGGGAGCTGATAGGCAAGGAGCTGTGGCTATACA TTGGGATCAACACCTTTGACTACCTGGGAAGCATCCTGAGCTATGTGGTCATTGCCATTCCCATCTTTTCTGGGGTCTACGGTGACCTGAGTCCAACAGAGCTCAGCGCCCTTGTCAGCAAG AATGCCTTTGTTTCCATCTACCTCATCGGCTGCTTCAGCCAGCTCATAGATCTCTTCAGCACCGTGACTGATGTAGCTGGCTACACGCACAG GATTGGTGAATTGCAGGAGACTTTGCTGAgccttggcagaaaaaaaaatgataacTACTCAGAAGCCAAAGCCAGCTGGGATTTGGATGG CAGCCATTCTGGGGAGGACCCAGTGCCAAGGGacacagctttccttctggagCGAGTGACGCTCTCGGTGCCATCCTCTGGCAAGCTGCTCATCAAGGACTTGAGCCTCAGGATCTCACAAGGAAACAGTGTGATGATTGTGGGGAACACTGGCACAGGGAAGACATCTCTCCTGAGGGTCCTTGGAGGACTCTGGGAGAGCACGCGGG GGAGCATCAAGATGCTGACCTGCTTTGGCCCCCGGGGAGTGGTGTTCCTGCCACAGCGTCCCTTCTTCACCGACGGAAGCCTGCGCGAGCAG GTGATCTATCCCCTGAAGGAGATCTATCCAGTTTCAG GGTCTGCAGATGATGAGAGAATTGTGCGattcctggagctggctgggctg ACTGATTTGCTGGTGAGGGCTGGAGGACTGGACAAGCGGGTAGACTGGAACTG GTATGACATCCTGTCCCCAGGGGAGATGCAGAGGCTCTCGTTTGCACGGCTCTTCTACCTCCAGCCAAAATATGCAG TTGCTGCTCTTTTGCCTAGGGGGACATGA
- the ABCD4 gene encoding lysosomal cobalamin transporter ABCD4 isoform X7, with product MAGGSAGAGGAGAGGRPAPQLDGLFLRRFLRLQAVLFPGWPSPGALMFLTLLCVALLEQLVIYQVGVIPSQYYEVLGNKDFSGFKTLTAIALTLIVVNSTLKSFDQFICNMMYVSWRKSLTEYLHSCYFQGQVYYSLHVLREDIDNPDQRISQDVERFCRQLSSMASKLIISPFTLAYYTYQCFHSTGWLGPVSIFGYFIIGTMVNKVLMSPIVSKLVQQEKLEGDFRFKHMQIRVNAEPAAFYRAGRVEHMRTDRRLQSLLQTQRELIGKELWLYIGINTFDYLGSILSYVVIAIPIFSGVYGDLSPTELSALVSKNAFVSIYLIGCFSQLIDLFSTVTDVAGYTHRIGELQETLLSLGRKKNDNYSEAKASWDLDGSHSGEDPVPRDTAFLLERVTLSVPSSGKLLIKDLSLRISQGNSVMIVGNTGTGKTSLLRVLGGLWESTRGSIKMLTCFGPRGVVFLPQRPFFTDGSLREQVIYPLKEIYPVSGSADDERIVRFLELAGLV from the exons ATGGCGGGAggcagcgccggggcggggggcgccggggccggcggccg GCCTGCCCCCCAGCTGGACGGGCTGTTCCTGCGGCGCTTCCTGCGGCTGCAGGCCGTCCTCTTCCCCGGGTGGCCCTCCCCGGGCGCCCTGATGTTCCTGACGCTGCTCTGCGTCGCCTTGCTGG AGCAGCTGGTTATTTACCAGGTCGGTGTCATCCCCAGCCAGTATTATGAGGTCCTAGGGAACAAGGACTTCTCCGGGTTCAAAACACTGACTGCCATTGCCCTGACTCTGATCGTAGTGAACTCCACG CTAAAAAGCTTCGACCAGTTTATCTGCAACATGATGTACGTGAGCTGGAGGAAATCCCTCACCGAATACCTCCACAGCTGCTACTTCCAGGGCCAGGTCTACTACAGCCTGCACGTGCTGCGCGAGGACATCGATAACCC GGACCAGCGCATCAGCCAGGATGTGGAGAGATTCTGCAGGCAGCTCAGCTCCATGGCCAGCAAGCTCATCATCTCACCCTTCACGCTGGCCTACTACACGTACCAGTGCTTCCACAG CACAGGCTGGCTAGGCCCGGTGAGCATCTTTGGGTATTTCATCATTGGGACGATGGTCAACAAGGTATTGATGAGCCCAATTGTGTCTAAACTCGTGCAGCAGGAAAAACTGGAGGGGGATTTCAG GTTCAAGCACATGCAGATTCGTGTCAATGCGGAACCAGCTGCTTTCTACAG GGCCGGGCGAGTGGAGCACATGCGCACGGACCGGAGgctgcagagcctgctgcagACCCAGAGGGAGCTGATAGGCAAGGAGCTGTGGCTATACA TTGGGATCAACACCTTTGACTACCTGGGAAGCATCCTGAGCTATGTGGTCATTGCCATTCCCATCTTTTCTGGGGTCTACGGTGACCTGAGTCCAACAGAGCTCAGCGCCCTTGTCAGCAAG AATGCCTTTGTTTCCATCTACCTCATCGGCTGCTTCAGCCAGCTCATAGATCTCTTCAGCACCGTGACTGATGTAGCTGGCTACACGCACAG GATTGGTGAATTGCAGGAGACTTTGCTGAgccttggcagaaaaaaaaatgataacTACTCAGAAGCCAAAGCCAGCTGGGATTTGGATGG CAGCCATTCTGGGGAGGACCCAGTGCCAAGGGacacagctttccttctggagCGAGTGACGCTCTCGGTGCCATCCTCTGGCAAGCTGCTCATCAAGGACTTGAGCCTCAGGATCTCACAAGGAAACAGTGTGATGATTGTGGGGAACACTGGCACAGGGAAGACATCTCTCCTGAGGGTCCTTGGAGGACTCTGGGAGAGCACGCGGG GGAGCATCAAGATGCTGACCTGCTTTGGCCCCCGGGGAGTGGTGTTCCTGCCACAGCGTCCCTTCTTCACCGACGGAAGCCTGCGCGAGCAG GTGATCTATCCCCTGAAGGAGATCTATCCAGTTTCAG GGTCTGCAGATGATGAGAGAATTGTGCGattcctggagctggctgggctg GTATGA